A window from Drosophila miranda strain MSH22 chromosome Y unlocalized genomic scaffold, D.miranda_PacBio2.1 Contig_Y2_pilon, whole genome shotgun sequence encodes these proteins:
- the LOC117192938 gene encoding uncharacterized protein LOC117192938, giving the protein MSYHDKNEIEKRHSDNTLFGHLKAAHLSFIRLWDEHEKKVEPGKVKSGKAVNCCCCCCCFWGASVTWGHVKKYASLLYTEDVYLTLETPGRDVVYGSQNASDSYIITALHVEDLSRSPPSANGVDGAEESAHLQVSVYGLEL; this is encoded by the exons ATGAGTTATCACGACAAGAACGAGATAGAGA AGAGACACAGCGACAATACTTTATTTGGCCACCTGAAGGCTGCTCATTTGAGTTTCATACGTCTGTGGGACGAGCACGAGAAGAAGGTGGAACCAGGGAAAGTGAAAAGTGGAAA AGCAGtcaactgttgctgctgctgctgttgcttctgGGGGGCCTCAGTCACCTGGGGACATGTCAAGAAATATGCCAGCCTGCTGTACACGGAAGACGTGTACCTAACGCTAGAGACCCCAGGCAGAGATGTGGTCTACGGCTCGCAG AATGCCTCTGATAGCTACATAATTACGGCTCTGCATGTGGAGGACCTCAGCCGCAGCCCCCCAAGTGCCAACGGGGTTGATGGGGCCGAGGAATCGGCACATCTACAAGTGTCCGTCTATGGGCTGGAGCTGTGA
- the LOC117193573 gene encoding uncharacterized protein LOC117193573, which yields MGVKWISVRRKNELEMITAELGLDSAGTVEELRRRLATFANSADLPSTVRSRLEEMEAQYGVAVTPLSPRPSTLAPLSLQTHPPAAYDVVPASTRSIVASGSAVPVESLLHGIDVGAAQRNLHGSKDPSTKGPTWNEEHFNATITEKMVRWGIVFDGSGDPLSFLEHVQERAATYRIDLRHLSQGILGLLTGRAESWFRTSRLSEEPWEIFRKEFSEFFLPPRYFQRLEDEIRTHFQRPKEAFKTYLVDIRLMMQRAGYPEAQELERIYDNMLPGYQLFTRRKDFDSHRVTERDRERERERERERERERERERERERE from the coding sequence ATGGGAgtcaagtggatttcggtTAGGCGCAAAAACGAGTTGGAGATGATTACCGCGGAGCTTGGTTTAGACAGTGCTGGAACTGTCGAAGAGTTGAGACGTCGACTCGCGaccttcgcaaactcggccgaTTTACCGAGTACGGTGCGCTCTCGGTTGGAGGAAATGGAGGCCCAGTACGGAGTCGCCGTGACTCCACTTTCTCCCCGCCCTTCTACACTCGCGCCTCTTAGCCTACAAACCCATCCCCCGGCTGCGTATGATGTCGTACCCGCCAGTACCCGTAGTATCGTGGCGTCGGGATCCGCTGTGCCGGTAGAAAGCCTGCTCCACGGCATCGACGTCGGTGCCGCGCAGAGAAACCTGCACGGTAGCAAGGACCCATCAACGAAGGGGCCCACCTGGAACGAAGAGCATTTTAACGCTACGATCACCGAGAAAATGGTCCGCTGGGGAATCGTGTTTGATGGGTCCGGCGATCCGTTAAGTTTCCTTGAGCACGTGCAAGAGAGGGCAGCCACTTATAGGATAGATCTACGACACTTATCACAAGGAATCCTCGGGTTGTTGACCGGTCGGGCCGAGAGTTGGTTTCGAACGAGCCGCCTCAGTGAAGAACCATGGGAGATCTTCCGCAAAGAGTTTTCAGAGTTTTTTTTGCCTCCCCGGTACTTTCAACGGCTAGAGGACGAGATCCGAACCCATTTTCAACGACCAAAAGAAGCGTTTAAAACGTACCTCGTGGACATTCGACTAATGATGCAGCGCGCGGGATACCCCGAAGCTCAGGAATTGGAAAGGATATACGATAACATGCTCCCGGGATACCAGTTGTTTACGAGGCGAAAAGATTTTGATTCTCACAGAGtcacagagagagacagagagagagagagagagagagagagagagagagagagagagagagagagagagagagagagagagagagagtaa